The genomic DNA GACGGCATGTATGAGCTTGTCTGCGGTGCTTTTAGCAGCAATCCCGAAAAATCAAAAGAAAGCGGCGCGCTTCTGGGCCTTTCCCCGGAGCGTGTCTATACTTCTTACCAGGAGCTCTTTGAGAAAGAGCAGGCTTTGCCCGAAAACGAACGGGTACAGGTTATTTCGATCGTAACCCCAAATCATGTGCATTTCGAACCGGCTAAGCTGGCGTTGCAAAGTGGCTTTGATGTGGTGCTCGACAAACCCATGACCTTCTCGCTGAAAGAAGCCCTTGCCCTGCAGGATGTGCAGGCGCAAAGCGGCCGCCTTTTCTGCCTCACCCATACGTATACCGGCTACCCGATGGTGAAAGAAGCCCGCCAGGTTATCGCCTCCGGTAAGCTGGGCAAGATCCGCAAAGTATACGTGGAGTACCCCCAGGGCTGGCTGAGCACATTTGAAGAAGGCAGCGACAACAAGCAGGCCTCCTGGCGTACCGACCCCAGCCAGAGTGGTATAGCCGGCGCCATGGGTGATATCGGTACGCATGCCTTTAACCTGGCCGAGTATGTCAGCGGTCTGGAAGTAACAAAGATCTGTGCCGATATAAACGTGGTAGTAGAAGGCCGCCAACTAGACGACGATGGCGCCGTGCTGCTTAAGTTTAACAATGGTGCCAGTGGCGTGCTGTTTGCCACCCAGGTAGCAGCCGGAGAAGAAAACAACGTGAAGATCCGGGTGTATGGCGAAAAAGGCGGCCTGGAGTGGCAGCAGGATATTGCCAACACCCTGCAACTCAAATGGCTCGACCGCCCAACCGAGATCTACCGCACCGGTGGCGGCTACACCAGTTCGTTTGCGCAGCACAATACGCGTACGCCGGCGGGCCACCCGGAAGGGTATCTGGAGGCCTTTGCTAACCTGTATCGCAACTTTGCCCTGTGTGTGCAAGCCCGCAATGCCGGCGAGCAGGCCAAACCCGAATGGCAGGATTACCCGGGCATAAAAGAGGGCGTGCGAGGCATGGCCTTTATCGAGCGCGTCATTGCTTCGGGCAAGTCGGATCAGAAATGGATGGAGTTTACAACTGAAATAAGATGAGGACAATAAAAGGACCCGCCATTTTTCTGGCGCAGTTTATCAATGATGCGGCGCCGTTCAATAGCCTGGAAGCTATCTGCCAATGGGCCAAAGGACTGGGATTTGAAGGCGTGCAGCTGCCCACCACCGACAGCCGTTTTATAGACCTGCAGAAAGCTGCTGAAAGCAAGACCTACGCCGATGAGGTGAAAGGCATTGTAAATGCGGCAGGCCTGCAGATCACTGAGCTTTCCACGCACCTGCAGGGGCAGTTGGTAGCCGTACATCCGGCCTACGATCTGCTTTTCGATGGATTTGCCCCGGAGCAATACCGCAACAATCCCAAAGCCCGGACTGAGTGGGCGGTGCAGCAGCTGAAGTATGCAGCCAAAGCCTCGCAGAACCTGGGTCTGAACGCCAGCGTTACCTTCAGCGGTTCGCTGCTTTGGCCTATGGTATACCCATGGCCGCAGCGCCCGGCCGGGCTGGTAGATACCGGCTTTAAAGAACTAGGCAACCGCTGGCGCCCGATCCTGGATGCTTACGACGAAGCGGGCGTGGACCTTTGCTACGAGATCCATCCCGGCGAGGATCTGCACGACGGCATCACCTACGAAATGTTCCTGGATGAAGTAAACAACCATGCACGGGCCTGCCTCTTGTATGATCCCTCGCATTTTGTGCTGCAGTGCCTCGATTACCTGGCCTTTATCGACCACTACCATGAGCGCATCAAGATGTTCCATGTAAAGGATGCCGAGTTTAACCCAACCGGGAAGCAGGGCGTGTATGGCGGCTACCAGAGCTGGGTAGACCGCGCCGGTCGTTTCCGTTCGCTGGGCGACGGGCAGGTTGACTTCAAAGCCATCTTCAGCAAACTTACTGCTTATGATTTCGAAGGCTGGGCCGTGCTGGAGTGGGAATGCGCCCTGAAGCATCCGGAAGAAGGTGCCCGCGAGGGAGCCGAGTTTATCAAGAAGCACATCATCCCGGTAACCGACAAAGCGTTTGATGACTTTGCCGCCTCGGGCACTGATGAGGCCCTGAATCGTACATTATTAGGTTTGTAATCAATTAAATAACAGTATACTATGAAGAAGTTAATTGCCATGCTTAGCTGCTGTGCCGTGCTGGCAGCCTGCAGTAACAACAATGAAAATGCTGCCGGTGATGAGAAAGCGGCTGACCAGGCGTATAACGATGCCACCTCTGATGCTGAAACCAGCGCTGCGGCCAAGCAATCGGAAGTGGATACAAGTATAAATGATATTGGCACCAGCAATACAGGTACTGCCGAAACAGCTGCCGCCGGAACGGGCGACACCTATGAAAAAGGTAAAAAGCTGATTGCCCAGTCTGATTGCCTCAGCTGCCACCAGACGCAAACGAAGCTGGTGGGCCCGGCTTACGAGGAGGTAGCAAAGAAGTATGAAATGAATGACAAGAACGTAGACTACCTGGCGCAGAAAATAATTGCGGGGGGCGCCGGCGTTTGGGGCCAGATTCCGATGACGCCGCATCCGGACCTGAGCAAGGAGGATGCGGCCGAAATGGCCAAGTATGTATTGTCACTAAAAAAATAAACCACTATGCTACGGAAAATCCTTACGCTTTTACCGCTGACTGCGCTGCTGGCCTGCCAGACGCAGCAAAACGAAACCGACATGACGACAGCTGCCGATACGGAAACTGCCGCTCCGGATGCTACCCAAACAGCCGAGGATTGGATTCCTTTGTTTGACGGGAAAACCACCAACGGCTGGCATTCTTACGGGCAAAGTACTGCCGGTAATGCCTGGAAGGTAGAAGATGGCACCCTGCACCTGGATGCAGCCAGCAAAAAAGCTGCCACGCCAGCCCAGGGCGGCGATCTGGTAACCGACCAGGAGTTTAAGGATTTTGACCTGCAGTTGGAGTGGAAAATTGCCAAAAACGGGAACAGCGGCATCATCTTTTATGTGCAGGAAGATACCGCCAAGTATGATTATGTGTGGAACACAGGGCCAGAAATGCAGGTGCTCGATAACAATGGCCACCCCGATGCCAAGATCCACAAGCACCGCGCCGGCGATTTGTATGACCTGATCGCCAGCAGCGAAGAGCCGGTGAAGCCGGCAGGGGAGTGGAATAAGGCCGAGATCATCAGCAAAGACGGC from Pontibacter liquoris includes the following:
- a CDS encoding Gfo/Idh/MocA family protein yields the protein MHKKIRLGMIGGGKGAFIGAVHRVAAQMDGMYELVCGAFSSNPEKSKESGALLGLSPERVYTSYQELFEKEQALPENERVQVISIVTPNHVHFEPAKLALQSGFDVVLDKPMTFSLKEALALQDVQAQSGRLFCLTHTYTGYPMVKEARQVIASGKLGKIRKVYVEYPQGWLSTFEEGSDNKQASWRTDPSQSGIAGAMGDIGTHAFNLAEYVSGLEVTKICADINVVVEGRQLDDDGAVLLKFNNGASGVLFATQVAAGEENNVKIRVYGEKGGLEWQQDIANTLQLKWLDRPTEIYRTGGGYTSSFAQHNTRTPAGHPEGYLEAFANLYRNFALCVQARNAGEQAKPEWQDYPGIKEGVRGMAFIERVIASGKSDQKWMEFTTEIR
- a CDS encoding sugar phosphate isomerase/epimerase family protein, with product MRTIKGPAIFLAQFINDAAPFNSLEAICQWAKGLGFEGVQLPTTDSRFIDLQKAAESKTYADEVKGIVNAAGLQITELSTHLQGQLVAVHPAYDLLFDGFAPEQYRNNPKARTEWAVQQLKYAAKASQNLGLNASVTFSGSLLWPMVYPWPQRPAGLVDTGFKELGNRWRPILDAYDEAGVDLCYEIHPGEDLHDGITYEMFLDEVNNHARACLLYDPSHFVLQCLDYLAFIDHYHERIKMFHVKDAEFNPTGKQGVYGGYQSWVDRAGRFRSLGDGQVDFKAIFSKLTAYDFEGWAVLEWECALKHPEEGAREGAEFIKKHIIPVTDKAFDDFAASGTDEALNRTLLGL
- a CDS encoding c-type cytochrome, which encodes MKKLIAMLSCCAVLAACSNNNENAAGDEKAADQAYNDATSDAETSAAAKQSEVDTSINDIGTSNTGTAETAAAGTGDTYEKGKKLIAQSDCLSCHQTQTKLVGPAYEEVAKKYEMNDKNVDYLAQKIIAGGAGVWGQIPMTPHPDLSKEDAAEMAKYVLSLKK
- a CDS encoding 3-keto-disaccharide hydrolase → MLRKILTLLPLTALLACQTQQNETDMTTAADTETAAPDATQTAEDWIPLFDGKTTNGWHSYGQSTAGNAWKVEDGTLHLDAASKKAATPAQGGDLVTDQEFKDFDLQLEWKIAKNGNSGIIFYVQEDTAKYDYVWNTGPEMQVLDNNGHPDAKIHKHRAGDLYDLIASSEEPVKPAGEWNKAEIISKDGKLELFLNDKKVVTTTMWDDNWKKLIAGSKFADMPDFGTFKSGKIALQDHGDDVWFRNIRIKKL